One genomic region from Magallana gigas chromosome 3, xbMagGiga1.1, whole genome shotgun sequence encodes:
- the LOC105344075 gene encoding vacuolar protein sorting-associated protein 4B isoform X1, whose amino-acid sequence MSSNSLEKAIELVTKATEEDKSKNYEEALRLYDDAMEYFLHAIEYEAESENVKDNIRVKCAQYQDRADKLRQFLIEKSKRPKGRSAKNNESESDEEEDPDEKKLANQLSRAIVMERPNVKWDDVAGLYMAKEALKEAIILPVKFPHLFTGKRKPWRGILLFGLPGTGKSYLAKAVATEANNSTFFSVSSSDFVSKWMGESEKLVKTLFLLARENKPSIIFIDEVDTLCGARSEKDSDSARRIKTEFLLQMQGVGVDNDGVLVLGATNKPWVLDSAICIRFEKKIYIPLPEAPARTKMFINYLGNTPHSISEEEFWELGKRTEGYTGDDIQVVVRDALMQPIRKVQTATHFKRVRGPSRDDPNVIVDDLFTPCSPGAPGAMKMTLTDVDGNNFLEPIVSMSDMMMSLITSKPSVNEADIRKLEDFAADIGHFY is encoded by the exons ATGTCATCAAATTCTTTagag AAAGCCATAGAGCTAGTAACCAAAGCCACTGAAGAAGACAAGAGCAAAAATTATGAAGAAGCTTTGCGATTGTATGACGACGCAATGGAATATTTTCTGCATGCTATTGAAT ATGAGGCAGAGAGTGAAAACGTGAAAGACAATATCAGAGTCAAGTGTGCACAGTATCAAGATAGGGCAGATAAGCTGAGGCagtttttgattgaaaaatcTAAAAGACCTAAAGG GAGATCTGCAAAGAACAATGAATCTGAAAGTGATGAGGAGGAAGATCCAGATGAAAAGAAGTTGGCCAATCAGTTATCAC GTGCCATTGTTATGGAAAGACCAAATGTTAAGTGGGATGATGTCGCTGGTTTGTACATGGCTAAAGAAGCTCTTAAAGAGGCTATCATTCTACCTGTAAAATTCCCTCACCTATTTACTG GTAAAAGAAAACCTTGGAGGGGAATTTTATTGTTTGGA CTACCTGGTACTGGAAAGTCTTACCTAGCTAAGGCAGTGGCTACCGAGGCAAACAACTCCACATTTTTCTCGGTGTCCTCGTCAGATTTCGTGTCAAAGTGGATGGGAGAAAGTGAAAA GTTGGTAAAGACATTATTTTTGTTGGCTCGTGAAAATAAACCTAGCATTATATTCATTGATGAAGTGGACACACTGTGTGGTGCGCGTAGTGAGAAAGATTCTGATTCGGCTCGCAGAATCAAGACTGAGTTCCTATTGCAGATGCAGGGTGTGGGGGTGGACAATGATGGGGTCCTTGTGCTCGGTGCCACCAATAAACCATGGGTATTAGACTCGGCCATTTgcataag atttgaaaaaaagatctATATTCCCTTACCTGAAGCTCCTGCaagaacaaaaatgtttattaattatctGGGAAATACCCCCCATTCAATCTCGGAGGAAGAATTCTGGGAGCTTGGGAAGAGAACTGAAGGGTATACTGGTGATGACATACAAGTCGTGGTCCGTGATGCTCTGATGCAGCCTATCAGGAAAGTCCAGACAGCCACACACTTTAAACGA GTGCGAGGTCCATCACGAGATGACCCTAATGTGATAGTGGATGACCTTTTTACCCCTTGCTCTCCTGGAGCCCCTGGGGCCATGAAGATGACCTTGACAGATGTGGATGGAAATAATTTTCTGGAGCCCATTGTATCAATG TCTGATATGATGATGTCATTAATCACATCTAAACCTTCCGTGAATGAAGCAGACATAAGGAAACTGGAAGACTTCGCCGCTGATATTGGGCACTTTTATTAG
- the LOC105344075 gene encoding vacuolar protein sorting-associated protein 4B isoform X2 — MSSNSLEKAIELVTKATEEDKSKNYEEALRLYDDAMEYFLHAIEYEAESENVKDNIRVKCAQYQDRADKLRQFLIEKSKRPKGRSAKNNESESDEEEDPDEKKLANQLSRAIVMERPNVKWDDVAGLYMAKEALKEAIILPVKFPHLFTGKRKPWRGILLFGLPGTGKSYLAKAVATEANNSTFFSVSSSDFVSKWMGESEKLVKTLFLLARENKPSIIFIDEVDTLCGARSEKDSDSARRIKTEFLLQMQGVGVDNDGVLVLGATNKPWVLDSAICIRFEKKIYIPLPEAPARTKMFINYLGNTPHSISEEEFWELGKRTEGYTGDDIQVVVRDALMQPIRKVQTATHFKRVRGPSRDDPNVIVDDLFTPCSPGAPGAMKMTLTDVDGNNFLEPIVSMIPVD, encoded by the exons ATGTCATCAAATTCTTTagag AAAGCCATAGAGCTAGTAACCAAAGCCACTGAAGAAGACAAGAGCAAAAATTATGAAGAAGCTTTGCGATTGTATGACGACGCAATGGAATATTTTCTGCATGCTATTGAAT ATGAGGCAGAGAGTGAAAACGTGAAAGACAATATCAGAGTCAAGTGTGCACAGTATCAAGATAGGGCAGATAAGCTGAGGCagtttttgattgaaaaatcTAAAAGACCTAAAGG GAGATCTGCAAAGAACAATGAATCTGAAAGTGATGAGGAGGAAGATCCAGATGAAAAGAAGTTGGCCAATCAGTTATCAC GTGCCATTGTTATGGAAAGACCAAATGTTAAGTGGGATGATGTCGCTGGTTTGTACATGGCTAAAGAAGCTCTTAAAGAGGCTATCATTCTACCTGTAAAATTCCCTCACCTATTTACTG GTAAAAGAAAACCTTGGAGGGGAATTTTATTGTTTGGA CTACCTGGTACTGGAAAGTCTTACCTAGCTAAGGCAGTGGCTACCGAGGCAAACAACTCCACATTTTTCTCGGTGTCCTCGTCAGATTTCGTGTCAAAGTGGATGGGAGAAAGTGAAAA GTTGGTAAAGACATTATTTTTGTTGGCTCGTGAAAATAAACCTAGCATTATATTCATTGATGAAGTGGACACACTGTGTGGTGCGCGTAGTGAGAAAGATTCTGATTCGGCTCGCAGAATCAAGACTGAGTTCCTATTGCAGATGCAGGGTGTGGGGGTGGACAATGATGGGGTCCTTGTGCTCGGTGCCACCAATAAACCATGGGTATTAGACTCGGCCATTTgcataag atttgaaaaaaagatctATATTCCCTTACCTGAAGCTCCTGCaagaacaaaaatgtttattaattatctGGGAAATACCCCCCATTCAATCTCGGAGGAAGAATTCTGGGAGCTTGGGAAGAGAACTGAAGGGTATACTGGTGATGACATACAAGTCGTGGTCCGTGATGCTCTGATGCAGCCTATCAGGAAAGTCCAGACAGCCACACACTTTAAACGA GTGCGAGGTCCATCACGAGATGACCCTAATGTGATAGTGGATGACCTTTTTACCCCTTGCTCTCCTGGAGCCCCTGGGGCCATGAAGATGACCTTGACAGATGTGGATGGAAATAATTTTCTGGAGCCCATTGTATCAATG ATTCCTGTTGATTGA